The segment GCGCGGCGTGACGAAAACGTCGTACTTGTACGCCAGCTTCATGATTTCGGACACCTCTTCCCTGTTCATGGGCGAAACCACGCCTTCCGGCTTGGCCCGCTTCTCGGGATTGGCGTCGTACGAGTAGGCGACCATGTCCTCCGGGGAGAAGGTGCAACGGTCTTCGCCTACGAGCTGTTTCAAACTGTTGATGAATTCCTGATTCAGCATGGAATACTCCAAGATGGATTTATGGTTTGGTTGTTGCGATGCCTACTCGCCCGAAGTGAGGTTGAGCGAGATGACGCCGATCATGATAATGACGATACTGAGCAGCTTTTTTGGGTTGATCCCCTCGTGGAAAAGCAGGACGCCCAGGGCCGAGGTGGCCACGATGCCCACGCCCGACCATATGGCGTAGGCCACGCCCAATTCGATCTTCTTTACCGCCAGGCTCATGGCGTAGAACGAGGTGCAATAGAGGCAGACCACGCAGGCCGATGGAGCGAACCTGGTGAACCCCTCGGAATACTTGATCGCCATGGTGCCGCCCACTTCGAGCAGGATGGCGGAATAGAGCAGCACCCAACTGTTCTTCAACAAGGCGAGGCTAGCCATTCTGTTCGGCCTCCCGATACCCGGGAGCCGTCAGGCTCAGGGGGAAGAACAGGAGCGCGGACGCGACCAGGCCGGGCCACACGGGGTCGATGGCGAACAGGACGCTGTCCGGGAACGCGCCTTTGCCCAGATACCATCCGAGGACCGTGACGAGGGAAATGCTCATGCTCCAGAATGCCGCTCTGGAGGAGGCGCGTTTCCAGAAGAAGACGCCGAGGGTGGGCAGGAACAGGCCCGCCGAATTGATGGTGAACGTCATGATGAGCAGGTTGATGATGCTTTTGGAATACCAGCCGACCAGCGCGCCGATCACGCCCACCAGGATGGAGCTGCATATGCTGATGCGCATGACCCTGGCCTGCGGCGCGAC is part of the Desulfovibrio sp. Fe33 genome and harbors:
- a CDS encoding DMT family transporter, with amino-acid sequence MASLALLKNSWVLLYSAILLEVGGTMAIKYSEGFTRFAPSACVVCLYCTSFYAMSLAVKKIELGVAYAIWSGVGIVATSALGVLLFHEGINPKKLLSIVIIMIGVISLNLTSGE